Proteins encoded together in one Streptomyces umbrinus window:
- a CDS encoding aldo/keto reductase, translating into MQHRNLGSQGLRVSALGLGIMGMSMAYGASNDDEGIATIRRAHEVGIDFFDTAELYGAGTGSNEILLGKAVKNFRDEVALATKFGFDMTAPAISPAFNSRPENIRKVAENSLRYLQSDHIDLFYQHISDPAVPVEEVAGVVGELIAEGKVKYFGLSNVGPQYIRRAHAVTPVSVLQYEYSLFEREVEEKILPVLRELGIGLVPYSPLGRGFLTGQVKPASEYPADDMRSWDERWQGENYTYNVRATKQLKNLADTKGTTTAQLALAWLLAQGEDIAPIPGTRSTKRIEENAGAVDVQLSAADLARIAEILPHGSAGSRLPAAVLSSFTTD; encoded by the coding sequence ATGCAGCACCGCAATCTGGGCTCACAGGGTCTGCGCGTCTCGGCGCTCGGCCTGGGGATCATGGGCATGTCCATGGCTTACGGCGCCTCGAACGACGACGAGGGCATCGCGACCATCCGCCGCGCCCACGAAGTCGGGATCGACTTCTTCGACACCGCCGAGCTGTACGGCGCCGGTACCGGCAGCAACGAGATCCTCCTCGGCAAGGCGGTCAAGAACTTCCGCGACGAGGTGGCCCTCGCCACCAAGTTCGGCTTCGACATGACCGCCCCGGCGATCAGCCCCGCCTTCAACAGCCGCCCGGAAAACATCCGCAAGGTCGCCGAGAACAGCCTGCGCTACCTGCAGAGCGACCACATCGATCTCTTCTACCAGCACATCTCCGACCCCGCCGTTCCGGTCGAGGAGGTCGCCGGCGTGGTCGGCGAACTGATCGCCGAGGGCAAGGTGAAGTACTTCGGCCTGAGCAACGTCGGCCCCCAGTACATCCGCCGCGCCCACGCCGTCACCCCGGTCTCCGTGCTCCAGTACGAGTACTCGCTCTTCGAGCGGGAGGTCGAGGAGAAGATCCTTCCCGTCCTGCGGGAACTCGGCATCGGCCTGGTGCCCTACTCCCCGCTCGGCCGCGGCTTCCTCACCGGCCAGGTCAAACCCGCCAGCGAGTACCCCGCGGACGACATGCGCAGCTGGGACGAGCGTTGGCAGGGCGAGAACTACACGTACAACGTGCGCGCCACCAAACAGCTCAAGAACCTGGCCGACACCAAGGGCACCACTACCGCCCAGCTCGCGCTGGCGTGGCTGCTCGCCCAGGGTGAGGACATCGCGCCCATTCCCGGCACCCGCAGCACCAAGCGCATCGAGGAGAACGCCGGCGCCGTCGACGTCCAGCTCTCGGCCGCCGATCTGGCCCGCATCGCCGAGATCCTTCCCCACGGCTCGGCAGGCAGCCGCCTCCCGGCCGCGGTACTGTCCAGCTTCACCACAGACTGA
- a CDS encoding TetR family transcriptional regulator, protein MSQSRDSGQTAAPASGGDTTRERILTAAMEEFARHGIAGARVDRIAKLARTSKERVYAYFRGKDALYAAVAAREYVVIAEATQMDPYDLPGYAGRLFDYFVARPDHHRLITWGRLELPGTRAATDDPDQAVIARKIDQLRRVQQTGQLDPAWDPADVLALVNQIAMTWASQPELSEAAAAHAVDPTIAARRAAVVTAVEQLFPRAR, encoded by the coding sequence ATGTCCCAGTCCCGCGACTCAGGCCAGACCGCAGCGCCCGCCTCCGGCGGCGACACCACGCGCGAGCGCATCCTTACCGCTGCCATGGAGGAGTTCGCCCGCCACGGCATCGCCGGCGCCCGCGTGGACCGCATCGCCAAGCTCGCCAGGACCAGCAAAGAACGCGTCTACGCCTACTTCCGCGGCAAAGATGCGCTCTATGCCGCTGTCGCTGCACGGGAGTACGTAGTCATCGCCGAGGCCACCCAGATGGACCCTTACGACCTCCCTGGCTACGCGGGTCGCCTGTTCGACTACTTCGTCGCCCGTCCGGACCACCACCGCCTGATCACCTGGGGCCGCCTCGAACTGCCGGGCACCAGAGCCGCTACCGACGATCCCGACCAGGCAGTGATCGCCCGCAAAATCGACCAGCTCCGCCGGGTGCAGCAGACTGGACAGCTCGACCCCGCCTGGGACCCGGCCGACGTCCTTGCCCTGGTCAACCAGATCGCCATGACCTGGGCGTCGCAACCCGAACTCAGCGAGGCCGCCGCGGCACACGCCGTGGACCCCACCATCGCCGCCCGCCGCGCCGCGGTGGTGACAGCAGTCGAGCAGCTTTTCCCTCGAGCGCGCTGA
- a CDS encoding MmcQ/YjbR family DNA-binding protein, whose translation MTAAGDRLQDTARRAALALPDVSHGYPFTPGLDVYKVAGKVFLIVTDDPDVQIITVKCEPEHARALERGHASITPGRYLDKHHWISLGPGPGITERLIADAVEDSYDLAVERLPRRDRPRSR comes from the coding sequence GTGACCGCGGCCGGTGACCGGCTTCAGGACACCGCCCGCCGGGCGGCCCTGGCCCTCCCTGACGTCAGCCACGGCTACCCCTTCACACCCGGACTCGACGTGTACAAGGTCGCGGGCAAGGTGTTCCTGATCGTCACGGACGACCCGGACGTCCAGATCATCACGGTCAAGTGCGAGCCCGAGCACGCGCGGGCACTGGAGCGTGGCCATGCCTCGATCACGCCGGGCCGCTACCTCGACAAACACCACTGGATCTCGCTCGGGCCGGGCCCCGGCATCACCGAGCGGCTGATCGCCGACGCGGTCGAGGATTCCTACGACCTGGCCGTCGAGCGGCTGCCCAGGCGCGACCGCCCCCGTAGCCGCTGA
- a CDS encoding TniQ family protein — protein sequence MPLRAPLPRTVSLFHNETLDSFLGRLAAANHLPADQLLPLLEIRRTKKTPINTLLEPLAAAAGVTRTALELALPEFLDTDAPDKPGTIGRPRATLRTAIQRPACRRCTHAAGIALPVTCWTTHDRNVCLCHRLWIGDGITNADEQVDISRIPDTVRAQRHHRNLMTRHGRRWVRSAYPEARKIYFTWLESSADPFELLNTARRLLTDGAGKAPARDLTLAMVFHPQVVALTGLLAGREWERRAVATGHVTWLIEQITLRGILLGYVPKERQDPLIQWVEQHFSLHKFAAFHRSRRIYDAFFPRETIPPSRHHEEVSTETRWSPFHPYYRC from the coding sequence ATGCCGCTGCGAGCACCGCTTCCACGCACCGTCTCGCTCTTTCACAACGAGACTCTGGACTCCTTTCTCGGCCGGCTCGCCGCCGCCAACCACCTTCCCGCCGACCAACTGCTGCCCCTCTTGGAAATCCGCCGGACCAAGAAGACCCCCATCAACACCCTTCTGGAGCCGCTCGCCGCTGCGGCCGGTGTCACGCGCACCGCCCTGGAACTGGCCCTGCCGGAATTCCTCGACACCGACGCTCCCGACAAACCCGGCACCATCGGCCGCCCGCGGGCAACGTTGCGCACGGCCATCCAACGTCCGGCCTGCCGACGTTGCACCCACGCCGCAGGCATCGCTCTGCCCGTGACTTGCTGGACCACCCACGATCGCAACGTCTGTCTCTGCCACCGTCTCTGGATCGGCGACGGCATCACAAACGCCGACGAACAGGTCGACATCAGCAGGATCCCCGACACAGTCAGGGCTCAAAGGCACCACCGGAATCTGATGACTCGGCATGGCCGCCGCTGGGTCCGCAGCGCCTATCCAGAGGCCCGCAAGATCTACTTCACCTGGCTGGAGAGCAGCGCTGACCCGTTTGAATTACTCAACACCGCGCGCCGCCTCCTCACCGACGGCGCAGGGAAGGCGCCCGCCCGCGACCTGACACTCGCGATGGTCTTTCACCCCCAGGTCGTGGCCCTCACCGGACTCCTCGCAGGCCGAGAGTGGGAACGCCGCGCTGTCGCCACCGGCCACGTCACCTGGCTCATCGAGCAGATCACCCTCCGCGGCATCCTCCTCGGCTACGTCCCCAAGGAACGCCAGGACCCTCTGATCCAATGGGTTGAGCAGCACTTCTCCCTCCACAAGTTCGCTGCCTTCCACCGCAGCCGGAGGATTTACGACGCATTCTTCCCACGCGAAACCATCCCGCCGTCACGGCACCACGAGGAAGTGAGCACCGAAACACGGTGGAGCCCTTTCCATCCCTACTACCGTTGCTGA
- a CDS encoding helix-turn-helix domain-containing protein, with amino-acid sequence MSTVEDFFAHHDDWPWNPPRPGRATFHYLIAVTEGELRHDVDHVTRTVTPGQWLWVRPGHAQCWHPPGAARGPFILFEPDVLRPDLARLLAPLTAHGAPAVLSPHPDDTAWLQQTALQLLDEHRALGRRPLDIHHALRRSLLESLLLRLANSPGIAPTGTAVAGAGRADRYRHFLDALELHFRELHQAADYAELLGCSVRTISRAAQDAAGKGVRELIDERRLLEARRLLGSAGWDARAVAVHLGFTDPANFGRFFRDRTGLTPAAFVARAAGTDA; translated from the coding sequence GTGAGCACCGTCGAGGACTTCTTCGCCCACCACGACGACTGGCCGTGGAACCCGCCCCGTCCGGGCCGCGCCACCTTCCACTACCTCATCGCCGTCACCGAGGGTGAGCTGCGGCACGACGTCGACCACGTCACGCGGACCGTCACCCCCGGCCAGTGGCTGTGGGTGCGTCCCGGACACGCACAGTGCTGGCATCCGCCCGGCGCGGCCCGCGGCCCGTTCATCCTGTTCGAACCGGACGTACTGCGGCCCGACCTCGCCCGTCTCCTGGCCCCGCTCACCGCGCACGGGGCACCTGCCGTGCTCAGCCCGCACCCCGACGACACCGCCTGGCTCCAGCAGACGGCACTCCAACTCCTGGACGAACACCGCGCACTGGGGCGCCGCCCTCTCGACATCCACCACGCGCTGCGGCGTAGCCTGCTCGAATCACTGCTGCTGCGCCTGGCCAACTCCCCGGGCATCGCCCCCACCGGGACAGCCGTGGCCGGCGCGGGCCGCGCCGACAGATACCGACACTTCCTGGACGCCTTGGAGCTGCACTTTCGCGAGCTGCACCAAGCCGCGGACTACGCCGAGTTGCTCGGCTGCTCGGTCCGCACCATCAGTCGTGCCGCCCAGGATGCCGCCGGCAAGGGAGTACGTGAACTCATCGACGAGCGGCGCCTCCTGGAGGCCCGGCGCCTGCTGGGAAGCGCCGGTTGGGACGCCCGGGCCGTGGCCGTACACCTCGGCTTCACCGACCCCGCGAACTTCGGCCGCTTCTTCCGCGACCGCACCGGCCTCACCCCGGCCGCCTTCGTGGCCCGCGCAGCCGGGACCGACGCGTGA
- a CDS encoding ATP-binding protein, with the protein MTPSCPAAGPTTVQEADAEANRQLTTLAGWRKFIDGPPPPPAQLSLDELRQLSPTERDLYDEDRLDHHARMLTVSTSFVEKTRICGRRLVLLNRHAISARRGLMVSGLPGTGKTSAIAQLGRAHELLDRARHPTVGDRIPVLYITVPPAATARMVAAEFARFLGLPVRPRSNMTDIIEAVVGVCTDTRTGLVVVDEIHNISQRTQAGAEVSDTLKYFSERIPATFVYAGIDLETSELLIGTRGAQIAGRFTLVPTGPFPYGDEWKGLIATMEETLILHDHPPRSLVKLDRYLHNRTDGMIGALSHAIRGAAIDAILNGTERVTKEGLDAIPLDHAAESVRPARKPARQR; encoded by the coding sequence ATGACCCCCTCCTGCCCAGCGGCTGGACCCACGACAGTGCAGGAGGCCGACGCCGAGGCGAACCGGCAGCTGACCACTCTGGCCGGTTGGCGGAAGTTCATCGACGGCCCGCCTCCGCCCCCGGCCCAACTGTCCCTGGATGAACTGCGGCAGCTGTCACCAACCGAGCGGGACCTTTACGACGAGGACCGCCTCGATCATCACGCCCGGATGCTCACGGTCTCCACGTCGTTTGTCGAGAAGACACGGATCTGCGGCCGTCGCCTGGTCCTGCTGAACCGGCACGCGATCAGCGCCCGGCGCGGCCTGATGGTCTCAGGCCTTCCAGGCACCGGCAAGACCAGCGCCATCGCTCAGCTCGGCCGCGCCCACGAACTCCTCGACCGGGCCCGTCACCCAACGGTCGGCGATCGCATCCCGGTCCTCTACATCACCGTTCCGCCCGCTGCGACCGCCCGCATGGTCGCGGCGGAGTTCGCCCGGTTCCTGGGGCTTCCGGTCCGTCCCCGGTCGAACATGACCGACATCATCGAGGCCGTGGTGGGGGTCTGCACCGACACCCGCACGGGTCTCGTGGTCGTCGACGAGATCCACAACATCTCGCAGAGGACACAGGCCGGGGCCGAGGTCTCCGACACCTTGAAGTACTTCTCCGAACGCATCCCCGCCACCTTCGTCTACGCCGGGATCGATTTGGAGACCAGTGAACTGCTGATCGGCACACGAGGCGCTCAGATCGCAGGCCGCTTCACTCTCGTCCCCACCGGCCCGTTCCCCTACGGCGACGAATGGAAGGGTCTCATCGCGACCATGGAAGAGACCCTGATCCTGCACGATCATCCACCGCGCAGCCTGGTCAAACTGGACCGCTACCTGCACAACCGCACCGACGGGATGATCGGAGCCCTGTCCCACGCCATCCGGGGCGCCGCGATCGACGCGATCCTCAACGGCACCGAGCGCGTCACCAAGGAAGGCCTCGACGCCATCCCCCTGGATCACGCCGCGGAATCTGTCCGTCCCGCCCGGAAGCCCGCCAGGCAGCGATGA
- a CDS encoding replication-associated recombination protein A produces MEPTEATLPLFDEEPARPLADRLRPTQLDEVVGQDHLLAPDAPLGRMVAQQRLGSAILWGPPGVGKTTIARLLADGSNLAFEPVSATFSGVADLRKVFAAARSRRGIGQGTLLFVDEIHRFNRAQQDSFLPYVEDGTITLIGATTENPSFELNGALLSRTQVLVLKRLDEAALSTLLDRAEGLTGHRLPLDDDARRALIAMADGDGRYLLNMAEQLQALPNPGTPLDTAALAHHIQQRAPLYDKAQESHYNLISALHKSMRGSDPDAALYWLARMLDGGEDPLFVARRLVRFANEDIGIADPHAIQQALAAWDVYERLGSPEGELAIAQAVLYLATAPKSIAVYRGFNAAHRSARRTGSLMPPAHILNAPTRLMKDLGYGKDYQYDPDTTGGFSGADYFPDDMDRETYYQPTRNGYEAQISERLRHWAALRARRRSG; encoded by the coding sequence ATGGAACCGACCGAAGCGACCCTGCCGCTCTTCGACGAGGAGCCCGCCCGGCCCCTCGCTGACCGCCTGCGCCCCACCCAGCTGGATGAGGTCGTCGGGCAGGACCACCTCCTGGCCCCGGACGCCCCGCTGGGTCGCATGGTCGCTCAGCAACGCCTCGGCTCCGCCATCCTGTGGGGTCCGCCCGGCGTCGGGAAGACGACCATCGCCCGCCTGCTCGCGGACGGCAGCAACCTGGCCTTCGAACCGGTGTCGGCCACCTTCTCCGGCGTGGCCGACCTGCGCAAGGTCTTCGCCGCCGCCCGCAGCCGGCGCGGCATCGGCCAGGGCACCCTGCTGTTCGTCGACGAGATCCACCGCTTCAACCGCGCCCAGCAGGACAGCTTCCTGCCCTACGTCGAGGACGGCACGATCACCCTGATCGGCGCCACCACGGAGAACCCGAGCTTCGAACTCAACGGCGCCCTCCTCTCCCGCACCCAGGTCCTCGTCCTCAAACGCCTCGACGAAGCCGCCCTGTCCACACTCCTCGACCGTGCCGAGGGCCTCACCGGCCACCGGCTGCCCCTGGACGACGACGCCCGCCGCGCCCTGATCGCCATGGCCGACGGCGACGGCCGCTACCTCCTCAACATGGCCGAACAGCTCCAAGCCCTCCCGAACCCCGGCACCCCCCTGGACACCGCCGCCCTCGCCCACCACATCCAGCAGCGCGCCCCGCTATACGACAAGGCGCAGGAGAGCCACTACAACCTGATCTCCGCGCTCCACAAGTCGATGCGTGGCTCCGACCCGGACGCGGCCCTGTACTGGCTCGCCCGCATGCTCGACGGCGGCGAGGACCCCCTGTTCGTGGCCCGCCGCCTGGTCCGCTTCGCGAACGAAGACATCGGCATCGCCGACCCGCACGCCATCCAGCAGGCCCTCGCCGCTTGGGACGTGTACGAGCGACTCGGCTCCCCCGAGGGCGAGTTGGCGATCGCCCAGGCCGTTCTATACCTCGCCACGGCCCCCAAGTCCATCGCCGTCTACCGCGGCTTCAACGCGGCCCACCGATCCGCCCGCCGCACCGGCTCACTCATGCCGCCCGCCCACATCCTCAACGCCCCGACCCGGCTGATGAAGGACCTCGGCTACGGCAAGGATTACCAGTACGACCCCGACACCACCGGCGGCTTCTCCGGCGCCGACTACTTTCCCGACGACATGGACCGCGAGACCTATTACCAGCCCACACGCAACGGCTACGAAGCCCAGATCAGCGAACGGCTACGCCACTGGGCCGCCCTCCGCGCTCGCCGACGCAGCGGCTGA
- a CDS encoding MmcQ/YjbR family DNA-binding protein, which translates to MNGSALHQTAADCAEELPGAQLEHPFGPDWEVYKVRGKVFMLMTEVPGRPVVILKADPGEAHALREQYSHITPGYHMNKKHWITVEGGEGVDKELVRELVTDSYRLVVAQLPKAERPVDPHTYGTGTRVAR; encoded by the coding sequence ATGAACGGATCGGCCCTGCACCAGACCGCCGCCGACTGCGCGGAGGAACTCCCGGGAGCCCAGCTGGAGCACCCCTTCGGCCCGGACTGGGAGGTCTACAAGGTGCGCGGCAAGGTGTTCATGCTGATGACGGAAGTCCCGGGGCGGCCCGTCGTGATCCTCAAGGCGGACCCCGGAGAGGCCCACGCTCTGCGGGAGCAGTACAGCCACATCACCCCCGGCTATCACATGAACAAGAAGCACTGGATCACCGTGGAGGGCGGAGAAGGCGTCGACAAGGAGCTCGTCAGGGAGCTCGTCACCGACTCCTACCGGCTCGTCGTCGCCCAACTGCCCAAGGCCGAGCGGCCCGTCGACCCGCACACCTACGGCACCGGCACGCGGGTGGCCCGGTGA
- a CDS encoding alcohol dehydrogenase catalytic domain-containing protein, giving the protein MSQGTAAGDAAPATMRAVVVTRPGGLDALEIKDVPVPIRKPGWVRIRVKAFGVNESEITTRKGESDAEVTYPRVPGIEGVGVVDETDEDSGLRPGQQVATMMGNMGRSYDGAYAQYVSVPAGQVIPFETSLPWEVVGALPEMFQTAYGSLTTGLDLNAGQTLLIRGGTSTVGLSAATIAKDLGATVLSTTRIPGRAGELRAAGVDHPLVDDGTLADQVRALLPDGVDAALELVGCSALADTLRTVRRHGTVCFTGALAGQWTIPDFTPFMIPSGVRLTSYAGEAADLPADVFAHQLQAIAAGRLKVPVAKVYHGLEQVCDAQADLESGAMPGKHVVVLDD; this is encoded by the coding sequence ATGAGCCAAGGGACAGCAGCCGGCGACGCCGCACCGGCGACGATGCGGGCCGTCGTCGTCACCCGGCCCGGCGGCCTCGACGCACTGGAGATCAAGGACGTGCCGGTGCCCATACGCAAGCCCGGCTGGGTGCGGATCAGGGTGAAGGCGTTCGGCGTCAACGAGTCCGAGATCACCACCCGCAAGGGCGAGTCGGACGCGGAGGTCACCTACCCGCGCGTTCCCGGCATCGAGGGCGTCGGCGTGGTCGACGAGACCGACGAGGACAGCGGACTGCGGCCGGGACAGCAGGTGGCGACCATGATGGGCAACATGGGCCGCTCGTACGACGGCGCGTACGCCCAGTACGTGAGCGTCCCAGCCGGGCAGGTCATCCCGTTCGAGACCAGTCTGCCGTGGGAGGTCGTCGGTGCGCTGCCGGAGATGTTCCAGACCGCCTACGGATCGCTGACTACCGGCCTGGATCTCAACGCCGGGCAGACGCTGCTGATCCGCGGCGGCACCTCCACGGTCGGGCTGAGCGCGGCCACCATCGCGAAGGACCTCGGAGCCACCGTCCTGTCCACCACCCGCATCCCCGGCCGGGCCGGGGAACTGCGGGCGGCGGGCGTTGACCATCCCCTTGTCGACGACGGCACCCTCGCCGACCAGGTGCGCGCGCTGCTGCCGGACGGCGTGGACGCCGCACTGGAACTTGTGGGCTGCTCGGCCCTCGCCGACACCCTCCGCACCGTCCGCCGCCACGGCACCGTCTGCTTCACCGGAGCCCTGGCGGGGCAATGGACGATCCCCGACTTCACCCCGTTCATGATCCCCAGCGGGGTGCGGCTGACTAGCTATGCGGGCGAGGCCGCCGACCTGCCAGCCGACGTCTTCGCCCACCAGCTCCAGGCCATCGCCGCAGGACGCCTCAAGGTCCCGGTCGCGAAGGTCTACCACGGCCTGGAACAGGTCTGTGACGCCCAGGCCGACCTCGAGTCCGGCGCCATGCCGGGCAAGCACGTCGTCGTCCTGGACGACTGA
- a CDS encoding Mu transposase C-terminal domain-containing protein: MTRQVPQTSRIAEFPEAAADQARWWERHILEVLHGLPPDAPEGAKPRPEFDAEQRSLAQRERAKAAELTAAGHQVSASGIKQRRQRYQRDGLVGLADRRSAKQMQAFGQVEPAVVEAMRRAIAETAEASSRTIGFIIWRTKQILSDQEETTGVELPSRATLYRLFDKLATGTHATGSARTRRSIGARPSGPFGEVPASAPGELMQIDSTPMDVLVRLDDGVAEKVELTGMVDIATRSITAAVLWPSTKAADASALLARSVTPEAMRPGWAEALRMSRSALPHRRLLSIDKRLEHAAARPVIVPETIVCDHGSVFISHAFRASCCYLGINLQPAHKATPTDKGTIEKTLGSVATLFAQFVAGYTGSTTDRRGRALEEGPLWSLPELQNLLDEWIIACWQTRPHDSLRDPDAPARAFSPNEKYATLLESCGYVPVPLSGEDYVELLPERWQAINAYGIRIKHRTYDSPELNPLRRQRSGVTTKKGLWEVHYDPYDVSRIWVRDARADRWITVFWKHLHRVGVPFGELAWDHARAQVPGGTEEQIADAASALLRRAHDGPAAEQNRPAKRSKRDRRVAARTRATTTDRPVPDPRATEPEHNDESDTELADVIPLGLFDPLANPWKRT; encoded by the coding sequence ATGACGAGGCAGGTGCCGCAGACGTCCCGCATCGCGGAGTTTCCCGAGGCCGCCGCTGACCAGGCCCGCTGGTGGGAGAGGCATATCCTGGAGGTCTTGCACGGCCTGCCGCCAGATGCTCCAGAAGGGGCCAAGCCGCGGCCGGAGTTCGATGCGGAACAGCGCTCGCTGGCCCAGCGCGAGCGGGCCAAGGCTGCGGAGCTGACGGCAGCTGGGCACCAGGTGTCAGCCAGCGGAATCAAGCAGCGGCGTCAGCGCTACCAGCGCGATGGACTGGTCGGGCTGGCGGACCGCCGTTCGGCCAAGCAGATGCAGGCCTTCGGCCAGGTCGAGCCCGCTGTGGTGGAGGCCATGCGACGGGCGATTGCCGAGACCGCCGAAGCCTCGTCGAGGACGATCGGCTTCATCATCTGGCGGACCAAGCAGATCCTGTCCGACCAGGAGGAGACAACCGGCGTTGAACTGCCGTCTCGGGCCACGCTCTACCGGCTGTTCGACAAGCTCGCCACGGGCACCCATGCCACCGGGTCGGCCCGAACCCGCCGATCGATTGGTGCACGGCCGTCTGGGCCGTTTGGCGAAGTGCCGGCGAGTGCGCCCGGCGAGCTGATGCAGATCGATTCCACACCGATGGACGTGCTGGTGAGACTAGATGACGGTGTCGCCGAGAAGGTCGAACTGACGGGCATGGTGGACATCGCCACCAGGTCGATCACCGCAGCGGTGTTGTGGCCCTCCACGAAGGCCGCGGACGCCTCCGCGCTGCTGGCTCGCAGTGTTACCCCTGAGGCGATGCGTCCTGGCTGGGCGGAAGCCTTGCGGATGTCCCGGTCAGCGTTGCCGCACCGGCGGCTGCTGAGCATCGACAAGCGCCTGGAACACGCGGCCGCCCGCCCGGTGATCGTGCCGGAGACGATCGTCTGCGACCACGGCAGCGTCTTCATCTCGCACGCCTTCCGCGCGTCCTGCTGCTATCTGGGCATCAACCTGCAGCCGGCGCACAAGGCGACGCCGACCGACAAGGGCACGATCGAGAAGACCCTGGGCTCTGTTGCCACACTGTTCGCCCAGTTCGTCGCGGGATACACCGGCTCGACGACGGACCGGCGCGGCCGGGCCCTGGAAGAAGGACCGCTGTGGTCACTGCCCGAACTTCAGAACCTCCTCGACGAATGGATCATTGCCTGCTGGCAGACGAGGCCCCACGACTCTCTGCGCGACCCGGACGCACCGGCACGGGCATTCTCGCCGAACGAGAAGTACGCGACGCTGCTTGAGTCCTGCGGATACGTGCCAGTGCCGCTAAGTGGGGAGGACTACGTCGAGCTGCTGCCCGAACGCTGGCAGGCAATCAACGCCTACGGAATCCGCATCAAGCACCGCACCTACGACAGCCCTGAGTTGAACCCGTTGCGCCGCCAGCGCTCCGGGGTGACGACGAAGAAGGGCCTGTGGGAGGTCCACTACGACCCCTACGACGTCTCCCGGATCTGGGTACGCGACGCCCGCGCTGATCGGTGGATCACCGTGTTCTGGAAGCATCTGCACCGCGTCGGCGTCCCCTTCGGTGAGCTGGCCTGGGACCACGCTCGCGCCCAGGTCCCCGGCGGCACCGAGGAACAGATCGCGGATGCGGCCTCTGCCCTGCTGCGGCGGGCCCACGACGGTCCCGCTGCGGAACAGAACCGTCCGGCCAAGCGCTCGAAGCGCGACCGCCGCGTCGCCGCTCGCACCCGGGCCACCACGACCGACCGCCCGGTCCCCGACCCGCGCGCCACCGAGCCCGAACACAACGACGAGTCGGACACCGAGCTCGCCGACGTCATCCCTCTGGGCCTGTTCGACCCGCTCGCCAACCCCTGGAAGCGCACATGA